A genome region from Thermococcus onnurineus NA1 includes the following:
- a CDS encoding FYVE zinc finger domain-containing protein has protein sequence MKLYEPITLAMPLAKWIGNFIMERGHLPSGEDVRETMKSLGLEEICLDKGLAVFRGRFLIALVFPRNGNLVIDVISSSGELSDALEVVAYHDKKIEAFVVEILPTNDLEYEGNIGIEPIIIDEESLELESSPVLGYFEEDEEGMFLVIDDETYERWNEADDIHTCPICGGELAWRKEKAYCADCGYGVKVVRK, from the coding sequence ATGAAGCTTTATGAACCCATAACGCTCGCAATGCCACTCGCGAAATGGATAGGGAACTTCATAATGGAGAGGGGCCACCTGCCAAGTGGCGAAGACGTTAGAGAAACAATGAAGAGTTTGGGCCTCGAGGAGATCTGTCTGGACAAAGGTCTAGCCGTTTTTAGGGGCCGCTTTTTAATTGCGCTGGTCTTCCCGAGGAACGGGAATCTCGTCATCGACGTAATATCGTCCAGCGGGGAGCTGAGCGACGCGCTTGAAGTGGTAGCCTACCACGACAAAAAGATAGAGGCATTCGTGGTGGAGATACTGCCGACCAACGATCTTGAATACGAGGGCAACATCGGTATCGAGCCGATAATCATAGACGAGGAGAGCCTAGAGCTCGAGAGCAGCCCGGTTCTGGGCTACTTTGAGGAGGACGAGGAAGGGATGTTCCTGGTGATAGACGATGAGACCTATGAGCGCTGGAATGAGGCGGACGATATTCACACCTGCCCGATATGCGGCGGCGAGCTGGCCTGGCGCAAGGAGAAGGCCTACTGTGCAGACTGCGGTTATGGGGTTAAGGTGGTGAGAAAATGA
- a CDS encoding aldolase: MSRIVKAQLVKYSHLAHERGLTAAFGGNLSIRQGNLIFIKATGAIMDDMAREQVAVIDMNGKQLSAIRPSSEYRLHLAIYRERPDVKAIAHLHPPYSIIAATMLEMELPIITPEAELYLRRIPIVPFRPAGTKELAEAVAGVICQSDAVLMEKHGIVTVGKSLREAFYKAELVEESAKLWYLLRK; this comes from the coding sequence ATGAGCCGTATTGTTAAAGCCCAGCTTGTTAAGTACTCTCATCTCGCCCACGAGAGGGGACTTACGGCGGCCTTCGGCGGGAATCTGAGCATCAGACAGGGAAATCTGATCTTCATCAAAGCGACCGGGGCCATCATGGACGACATGGCGAGGGAACAGGTGGCGGTAATCGACATGAACGGAAAGCAGCTGTCAGCTATTAGGCCCTCCTCCGAGTACAGGCTCCACCTGGCGATCTACCGCGAGAGACCGGACGTCAAGGCTATAGCCCACCTCCACCCACCGTATTCAATAATTGCAGCGACCATGCTCGAGATGGAACTCCCGATAATAACTCCAGAGGCGGAGCTGTACCTAAGAAGGATACCGATTGTACCCTTTAGGCCCGCCGGAACGAAGGAGCTGGCAGAGGCTGTCGCAGGGGTTATATGTCAGTCAGACGCCGTCCTGATGGAAAAGCATGGCATCGTCACCGTCGGGAAGAGCCTGAGGGAAGCATTCTACAAGGCCGAACTGGTTGAGGAGAGCGCAAAGCTGTGGTATCTGCTCAGAAAATGA
- a CDS encoding UPF0147 family protein, translating into MSELIHQIVQVLKEQVVQDTVVPRNIRRAAEQAIEVLLDESKEPAVRAADAIAILEEISEDPNMPMHTRTIIWEVLGALEQVK; encoded by the coding sequence ATGAGCGAGCTGATTCACCAGATTGTGCAGGTTCTCAAGGAGCAGGTCGTCCAGGACACTGTCGTTCCGAGGAACATTAGGAGAGCCGCCGAGCAGGCCATAGAGGTCCTCCTCGACGAGAGCAAGGAGCCGGCCGTCAGGGCCGCCGACGCGATAGCCATCCTCGAGGAGATTAGCGAGGATCCGAACATGCCTATGCACACGAGGACCATCATCTGGGAGGTCCTCGGAGCCCTTGAGCAGGTTAAGTGA
- the cobO gene encoding cob(I)yrinic acid a,c-diamide adenosyltransferase — MPWKDKLGLVHIYTGNGKGKTTAAFGLAVRMLGSGGKVIILQFMKAGNVYGEQKKIAECGAVIESFGLPKFVHGKPEPDDIEAAKKALQRAKEVVSSGEWDLVILDELCVALGFGMLDVEEVKELIKSKAPHTELVITGRYCPEELFELADYVTEMREIKHPYQRGILARRGVEY; from the coding sequence ATGCCTTGGAAAGACAAGCTCGGCTTGGTTCACATCTACACCGGCAACGGGAAGGGAAAAACCACCGCAGCCTTCGGTCTTGCGGTGAGAATGCTCGGCTCCGGTGGGAAGGTGATAATACTCCAGTTCATGAAGGCCGGGAACGTTTACGGAGAGCAGAAGAAGATAGCAGAGTGCGGGGCGGTCATAGAGTCCTTTGGGTTACCGAAGTTCGTCCACGGCAAACCCGAGCCCGACGACATAGAAGCTGCCAAGAAAGCCCTTCAGCGCGCGAAGGAAGTTGTCTCGAGCGGAGAGTGGGACTTGGTAATCCTCGATGAGCTCTGCGTCGCTTTGGGCTTCGGCATGCTCGACGTCGAGGAAGTCAAGGAGCTCATCAAGAGCAAGGCACCCCACACCGAGCTCGTCATCACCGGCCGCTACTGCCCGGAGGAGCTCTTCGAGTTGGCCGACTACGTCACCGAGATGAGGGAGATAAAGCACCCTTATCAGAGGGGCATCCTTGCGAGGAGGGGGGTCGAGTACTGA
- a CDS encoding PDDEXK family nuclease, with product MVNQDARLLLNIPFKQKNRRNLELCIEYALAGFTNSINGLWTFFDINVGDYVSFLYGARVRNLYQVVRKVAYKNGENLSPWPPITFRSKRTYYFPFRLFLKQEREFNEPMVRPEFSYVAENLLLRGGYRKTHFQADTITFYNVSEMESAFNGETKYIEFEAEPFEPKIVFNEKTKKILEKFYFKELILQSLVRRKIQSSVLDDALEFFGIDKSPDEFEVLGEKALPEGYVDIFIKLRHPAGTNKYLLVEVKTGNAQRKDIEQLIGHISEFSNETVGGILIARDFSKSALDNPKSC from the coding sequence GTGGTGAACCAAGATGCCAGATTACTTCTTAATATCCCTTTCAAACAGAAGAACAGAAGAAATCTAGAACTCTGCATAGAATACGCCCTTGCTGGTTTTACAAACAGTATAAATGGTCTCTGGACATTTTTCGACATAAACGTTGGAGATTATGTCTCTTTTCTGTACGGAGCAAGAGTCAGAAACCTGTACCAGGTTGTTAGAAAAGTTGCCTACAAAAACGGGGAGAATCTTTCTCCTTGGCCGCCGATAACCTTCAGATCAAAAAGGACATATTATTTTCCTTTCAGGCTGTTCTTAAAACAGGAGAGAGAATTTAATGAGCCAATGGTCAGGCCCGAATTTTCTTACGTAGCTGAGAACTTGCTTTTGAGAGGTGGCTATAGAAAGACACATTTTCAAGCTGATACAATAACCTTTTACAATGTCTCTGAGATGGAAAGCGCATTTAATGGCGAAACCAAGTATATAGAGTTCGAGGCCGAGCCTTTTGAACCCAAAATTGTTTTCAACGAGAAAACCAAAAAAATTCTGGAAAAGTTCTACTTTAAAGAACTTATACTCCAGTCTCTCGTGAGAAGAAAAATCCAGAGTTCCGTTCTCGATGATGCTTTGGAATTTTTTGGTATTGATAAGTCTCCAGATGAATTTGAAGTGCTTGGTGAAAAAGCCCTTCCTGAGGGATACGTCGATATATTCATCAAGCTAAGACATCCAGCTGGAACAAATAAGTATCTGCTCGTGGAAGTTAAGACTGGAAATGCGCAAAGAAAAGACATAGAACAATTAATAGGACACATAAGCGAATTTAGCAATGAAACTGTTGGGGGAATACTAATCGCCAGAGATTTTTCAAAATCTGCCCTTGATAATCCAAAATCCTGCTAG
- the taw3 gene encoding tRNA(Phe) 7-((3-amino-3-carboxypropyl)-4-demethylwyosine(37)-N(4))-methyltransferase Taw3, with product MKAKREALASLFTAINEGKVDEDIIDLLLLINSIKGIYTTSSCSGRIGIIEEPALGAKPLSRWLIKAHRLIEFEEAKEALENAKEGIIFLKSQPPIFHVVAEDLEKAKKLHELGLASGFKYTTFKVISKRYLVEINATEYLTAPLGKDGKVLVDDEYLRFAIEIGNEMLKRSKGRLSRLEENFRKLRKELGEDELFYEMASKYMIDYSKSLHSGR from the coding sequence ATGAAAGCCAAGAGAGAAGCGCTCGCGAGCCTCTTCACGGCCATAAATGAGGGTAAAGTCGACGAAGACATAATAGACCTCCTCCTTCTCATCAACTCAATAAAGGGCATCTACACCACATCCTCCTGCTCGGGGAGGATTGGAATCATCGAGGAGCCGGCCCTGGGGGCAAAGCCCCTCTCCCGCTGGCTGATAAAGGCTCACAGACTCATAGAATTTGAAGAAGCGAAAGAAGCCCTGGAAAATGCCAAAGAGGGAATCATCTTCCTCAAGAGCCAGCCGCCTATCTTTCACGTCGTTGCCGAAGACCTTGAGAAGGCAAAGAAGCTCCACGAGCTAGGATTAGCTTCAGGCTTCAAGTACACCACCTTCAAGGTCATCTCCAAGCGTTACCTCGTTGAGATAAACGCCACCGAATACCTTACCGCTCCCCTTGGAAAGGATGGAAAGGTCCTGGTGGACGATGAATACCTCCGCTTCGCCATCGAGATCGGCAACGAGATGCTGAAGCGCTCGAAGGGCAGGCTCTCCCGCCTTGAGGAAAACTTCAGAAAGCTGAGGAAAGAGCTTGGCGAAGACGAGCTGTTCTACGAGATGGCCTCCAAGTACATGATAGACTACTCCAAATCATTACACTCTGGACGATGA
- a CDS encoding lipoate--protein ligase family protein — protein sequence MRFIPLIVARPEVQMAIDEAIMRARIEGKVPDTVRLYAFSPSSVTIGRFQSVRHDVDLDVAGKLGIPVVRRITGGGSVFHDEFGEITYSVVVGEDYHPALRNVEESYRYLAGPLVDALKELGLDAGFSGLNDIVANGKKISGSAQTRRKGVILQHGTFMYATRVDVLAKVLRVSKAKLSDKGVSSIWERVTTLEREGIKLNRWETYELLRDKFFAAFELEEGQLTDYELELAEKLIEERYGNPEWNEMR from the coding sequence ATGAGGTTCATTCCGCTCATAGTTGCCCGACCCGAGGTTCAGATGGCGATAGACGAGGCAATAATGCGCGCTAGAATCGAGGGCAAGGTCCCCGACACGGTGAGGCTCTACGCTTTCAGTCCCAGCTCGGTAACTATAGGCCGCTTCCAGAGCGTTAGGCACGATGTTGACCTCGATGTTGCCGGGAAGCTCGGAATCCCTGTTGTAAGGCGCATAACCGGCGGCGGAAGCGTCTTCCACGACGAGTTCGGTGAGATAACCTATTCTGTGGTCGTCGGCGAGGACTACCATCCCGCCCTGAGGAACGTCGAGGAGAGCTACCGCTACCTGGCTGGTCCGCTCGTCGATGCTCTGAAGGAGCTTGGCCTCGACGCCGGCTTCTCCGGCCTTAACGACATCGTTGCCAACGGCAAGAAGATAAGCGGCTCTGCCCAGACGAGGAGAAAGGGGGTAATCCTCCAGCACGGCACGTTCATGTACGCGACGAGGGTGGATGTACTCGCTAAGGTTCTGAGGGTCTCGAAGGCAAAGCTTTCCGATAAAGGAGTTTCGAGCATCTGGGAGAGGGTTACGACGCTGGAGCGCGAGGGAATAAAGCTGAACCGCTGGGAGACCTACGAGCTGCTGAGAGACAAGTTCTTTGCTGCGTTTGAGCTGGAAGAAGGCCAGCTGACGGACTACGAGCTCGAGCTTGCAGAGAAACTGATAGAGGAGAGGTACGGAAACCCGGAGTGGAACGAGATGAGGTAA
- a CDS encoding signal peptidase I has translation MDESWKKDIAWILIAFIAVFALQFGLKMALHTDSPLVIVVSGSMEPVFYRGDVVLLKGISENNMDEVHVGDVIVYKRPGYEYPIIHRVREIKEVSLGGKTEKCFVTWGDNNWAPDPDYPTPYGPVPCVPAYAVEDKALLVFPKIGLIPLEIRERLGLG, from the coding sequence ATGGATGAGTCGTGGAAAAAGGACATAGCATGGATCCTAATCGCGTTCATAGCAGTTTTTGCACTCCAATTCGGGCTTAAGATGGCCCTTCACACGGACTCGCCGCTGGTCATAGTGGTGAGCGGCTCCATGGAACCCGTCTTTTACAGGGGGGATGTCGTCCTCCTGAAGGGGATAAGTGAGAACAACATGGATGAAGTTCACGTTGGCGACGTGATCGTCTATAAGCGCCCCGGTTATGAATACCCGATAATTCACCGCGTCAGGGAGATAAAGGAGGTAAGCCTTGGAGGGAAAACTGAGAAGTGCTTCGTCACATGGGGCGACAACAACTGGGCTCCCGACCCCGATTATCCAACGCCTTACGGGCCGGTCCCTTGCGTTCCAGCTTATGCCGTCGAGGACAAGGCCCTGCTAGTTTTCCCGAAGATAGGCCTCATCCCGCTCGAGATAAGGGAGCGCCTCGGCCTGGGATGA
- a CDS encoding DUF531 domain-containing protein — MLTVALYNTYDPRKLHEAHLRAIARAGPIAYAYGFHLALVGFPFEGRPVDVAEEIASHTTIGEGGKYLLELAQRNRFHLLEFPKKGFPPQFGTPVATTRKPSEEKEITPLELSERALKGESFLLLIGLGRHGLPKEIFKMARYHMDITGKRVSLETCTAIGAIPARISTLMEALRWMSRGKRT; from the coding sequence ATGCTGACGGTTGCGCTCTACAACACCTACGACCCAAGGAAGCTGCACGAGGCCCACCTGAGAGCCATAGCCAGAGCCGGGCCAATAGCTTATGCCTACGGCTTTCACCTGGCTCTGGTAGGATTCCCCTTCGAGGGCAGACCGGTTGATGTTGCCGAGGAAATAGCCAGTCACACGACCATAGGCGAGGGAGGGAAGTATCTCCTCGAGCTCGCCCAGAGAAACCGCTTCCACCTCCTTGAGTTTCCGAAGAAGGGCTTTCCCCCTCAGTTCGGCACGCCGGTTGCGACCACTAGAAAGCCGAGCGAGGAGAAGGAGATAACCCCACTTGAGCTCTCAGAGAGGGCTTTGAAAGGCGAGAGTTTTCTGCTCCTGATAGGCCTTGGAAGGCATGGCCTTCCAAAGGAAATATTTAAGATGGCGCGCTATCATATGGATATAACAGGGAAAAGGGTCAGCCTTGAAACATGCACCGCGATAGGTGCCATACCCGCTAGAATAAGCACTCTGATGGAGGCGCTGAGATGGATGAGTCGTGGAAAAAGGACATAG
- a CDS encoding dipeptidase, producing MIFDAHSDLPAFVYDERKKGKTLVLEESFNQFFAPGVAARVMAIWTKPDRRSSALRYGLEVLNALQKDVAESERFELVKSVKDMRKAIEEGRVALWLGLEGGEPIGDSLDLLEVFHHLGLRVLTLTWSLRNAIGDGVFERTNGGLTNFGVEVVGKAEELGIIIDLSHINEAGFWDALDVTAFPVMASHSNARALCDHPRNLTDEQIKAIAERDGVIGAVAIPSFVDREKPTLEKYVDHIAYMAELAGYKHVGLGFDFVYYLSGWSGRSVEGFEDESKIPALLERLNENFSAKEVRAITFRNLERLFEKVVG from the coding sequence ATGATATTTGATGCCCATTCAGACCTGCCTGCTTTTGTCTATGACGAGAGGAAGAAGGGAAAAACTCTTGTCCTCGAGGAAAGTTTTAACCAATTCTTTGCCCCGGGCGTAGCCGCTCGAGTGATGGCCATCTGGACAAAACCGGACAGGAGAAGCTCGGCCCTAAGATACGGGCTGGAGGTTCTCAACGCCCTTCAGAAAGACGTCGCGGAGAGCGAGCGCTTCGAGCTTGTGAAAAGCGTCAAAGATATGAGAAAGGCCATCGAGGAAGGAAGGGTTGCCCTCTGGTTGGGCCTTGAGGGAGGAGAGCCGATAGGGGACAGTCTGGATTTGCTGGAGGTTTTCCACCACCTCGGCCTGAGGGTTCTAACGCTCACATGGAGCCTTCGCAATGCCATAGGCGATGGTGTCTTCGAGAGGACAAACGGTGGCCTGACCAACTTCGGCGTTGAAGTCGTCGGAAAGGCTGAGGAACTGGGAATCATCATAGATCTCAGCCACATAAACGAAGCCGGCTTCTGGGACGCCCTAGACGTTACCGCATTCCCCGTTATGGCCTCGCACTCCAATGCGAGAGCGCTATGCGATCACCCGAGGAACCTCACGGACGAGCAGATAAAGGCCATAGCAGAGCGGGATGGAGTTATCGGGGCGGTTGCCATTCCGAGCTTTGTAGACAGGGAAAAGCCAACGCTGGAGAAGTACGTTGATCACATCGCTTATATGGCCGAGCTGGCGGGATACAAGCACGTAGGACTCGGCTTCGACTTCGTGTATTACCTGTCCGGCTGGAGCGGGAGGAGCGTTGAGGGCTTTGAGGACGAGTCGAAGATTCCGGCGCTGCTCGAGAGGCTGAACGAGAACTTCAGCGCGAAAGAAGTTAGAGCGATAACTTTCAGGAACCTCGAGCGCCTTTTTGAGAAGGTCGTGGGATAG
- a CDS encoding antitoxin family protein, whose translation MGTKIVAVYENGVLKPKEGLNLPRGTEVEIIIKPSLKGLMNLFKDIETEKGVEETLRESRERRLWE comes from the coding sequence ATGGGAACCAAGATAGTTGCTGTTTATGAAAACGGAGTCCTAAAACCAAAGGAAGGGCTCAACCTTCCCCGAGGAACCGAGGTAGAGATCATCATAAAGCCCTCGCTTAAGGGCCTGATGAACCTGTTCAAAGACATTGAAACCGAGAAGGGAGTGGAGGAAACCCTTAGAGAGAGCAGGGAGAGAAGACTATGGGAGTAG
- a CDS encoding type II toxin-antitoxin system VapC family toxin, giving the protein MGVVLDSSVILKALLPPPKNLKKEVYQREVETHKKCQRILEIVEDKDIEIHVPAVVTVEVAGVIKRITGDKSRASLVSETIAETFRLHYDAELLEKATEIAALTGASGFDAYFIATAYLLDIPLLTDDKGMHLRAQELGINSTLIRETLLEKIEEILR; this is encoded by the coding sequence ATGGGAGTAGTTCTTGATTCTTCGGTCATTCTCAAAGCCCTCCTTCCACCCCCCAAGAATCTGAAGAAGGAGGTATACCAGCGAGAAGTGGAAACCCACAAAAAGTGCCAGCGTATATTGGAAATCGTAGAGGACAAAGACATAGAAATACATGTTCCTGCGGTAGTAACGGTCGAAGTCGCTGGGGTTATTAAACGGATTACCGGAGACAAGTCCAGAGCTTCACTGGTAAGTGAGACTATAGCCGAAACATTCAGACTTCACTACGATGCTGAGCTTCTGGAAAAAGCCACAGAAATAGCTGCCTTGACGGGCGCCAGTGGGTTTGATGCATATTTTATAGCCACTGCTTATCTTCTGGATATTCCACTACTAACGGATGATAAGGGCATGCATTTGAGGGCTCAAGAACTTGGGATAAATTCAACACTCATCAGAGAGACCCTGTTGGAAAAGATAGAAGAGATTCTCCGGTGA
- a CDS encoding class I SAM-dependent methyltransferase: protein MEEVYFLTAGDARRLLFARGGARLNLDLRKTGRSWLITIEGDEFIFPDGTRVERSVIERVARDEGSVYFVKNGGVYKAAIAGEHYYKLVPTVPPTIEINGIRMHRTKDVNPLQDTLNKVNTVKPKEGETVLDTCMGLGYTAIEAAKRGAYVITVEKDKSVIELARINPWSRELFQGGKIQIIHGDAFEVVKRFNDGSFDVIIHDPPRFSLAGHLYSGEFYEELFRILKPGGRLFHYVGNPGKKYRRRDLQKGVMERLRKAGFVGVRRAEEALGVVAKKPEKR from the coding sequence ATGGAGGAGGTCTACTTCTTAACCGCAGGAGACGCGAGAAGGCTGCTCTTCGCTAGAGGCGGAGCGAGGCTTAACCTGGATTTGAGAAAAACCGGGCGCTCATGGCTCATCACCATTGAGGGAGACGAGTTCATATTTCCAGACGGCACGCGCGTTGAGAGGAGCGTAATCGAAAGGGTCGCGAGGGACGAGGGGAGCGTTTACTTCGTCAAAAACGGGGGCGTTTACAAGGCGGCAATAGCCGGAGAGCACTACTACAAGCTCGTGCCAACGGTTCCGCCCACGATAGAGATAAACGGCATCAGGATGCACCGGACGAAGGACGTAAACCCCCTCCAAGACACCCTCAACAAAGTGAATACCGTCAAACCCAAGGAGGGTGAAACTGTTCTAGATACCTGCATGGGGCTCGGATACACAGCGATAGAGGCCGCGAAGCGCGGTGCTTACGTGATAACGGTAGAAAAGGATAAGAGCGTCATAGAACTGGCAAGAATAAATCCCTGGAGCAGGGAGCTCTTCCAGGGCGGGAAGATTCAGATCATCCACGGGGATGCCTTCGAGGTCGTAAAGAGGTTCAACGACGGGAGCTTCGATGTGATAATCCACGACCCTCCGCGCTTTTCTCTGGCGGGCCATCTCTACAGCGGAGAGTTTTATGAGGAGCTCTTTAGAATTCTCAAGCCCGGTGGGAGGCTTTTCCACTACGTTGGGAACCCTGGGAAGAAGTACCGGAGAAGAGACCTCCAGAAGGGCGTGATGGAGCGCCTAAGAAAGGCAGGCTTCGTTGGTGTTAGAAGGGCCGAGGAAGCGCTCGGTGTAGTGGCGAAGAAGCCAGAGAAAAGATAA
- a CDS encoding metal-dependent hydrolase, whose translation MRGFTHYISGLAAATFFPALVADLRMGILIPVIAAAAAYFPDFVDFKFGKFFSRRDYEIDPAPWDDKKHYAPKLVKVAELNEKNRYQFFAVQGKVSEIVERGEDTLVFKMVDENGNVKTVEKPYKSIIFKLTDETGTITVEAFGEDYEFFEEEFGEIAFGKEMLVFGYVDVDDDGIKLVVSDAPHPQGIAETIAKAIEEAYEKGETIVKIHNIRLPGDVYRRFFIHLDPPKREVRVEMGPIVTPGGVAIGGEVPDYRRVGIAKVSVPFIKTYPKPTRVDSFSGPEIAFRKAEFKGKTVVKDRFLPWHHGFSHSLTMGIIIGIVVFAFFKLIGYAHATELALAAMIGQWLHVFEDQLGFMGSNLLPPITKDVIPGFKLGESGSGLTNFSTAWLMIAFMIWNFNRFTDPRPIPIADWKLLLLLAWPSIIGFAIAIVKSFRLRKEISQLMDYYTNLEAFEEMEEVGGI comes from the coding sequence ATGAGGGGCTTCACTCACTACATATCCGGTCTGGCGGCGGCGACCTTCTTCCCTGCTCTGGTCGCGGACTTGCGGATGGGCATCCTCATTCCAGTCATAGCTGCAGCTGCGGCATATTTCCCCGACTTCGTCGACTTTAAATTCGGCAAGTTCTTCAGCAGGAGGGACTACGAAATAGATCCGGCTCCATGGGACGACAAGAAGCACTACGCACCAAAACTCGTTAAGGTTGCTGAACTGAATGAGAAAAACCGCTACCAGTTCTTTGCAGTTCAGGGCAAGGTCAGCGAAATAGTCGAGAGGGGCGAGGATACGCTGGTCTTTAAGATGGTTGATGAGAACGGAAACGTCAAAACAGTCGAGAAGCCATACAAGAGCATAATCTTCAAGCTTACAGATGAGACCGGCACCATAACGGTAGAGGCCTTCGGGGAAGACTACGAGTTCTTTGAAGAGGAGTTCGGTGAGATAGCCTTTGGGAAGGAGATGCTGGTCTTTGGCTATGTCGACGTTGATGATGACGGAATAAAGCTTGTTGTCTCCGACGCTCCCCATCCACAGGGCATAGCCGAGACCATAGCCAAGGCCATAGAGGAAGCCTACGAGAAAGGTGAAACTATAGTCAAGATACACAACATTCGCCTGCCTGGAGATGTCTACAGGCGGTTCTTCATACACCTCGACCCGCCGAAGAGGGAAGTCCGCGTTGAGATGGGCCCGATTGTAACTCCCGGCGGTGTTGCCATCGGCGGTGAAGTTCCAGATTACAGGCGCGTAGGGATAGCGAAGGTCAGTGTCCCCTTCATCAAGACATATCCCAAGCCTACCCGTGTGGATTCCTTCTCGGGCCCGGAGATAGCCTTCAGAAAGGCGGAGTTTAAGGGCAAGACCGTAGTCAAGGATCGCTTCCTGCCATGGCACCACGGCTTCAGCCACTCCCTCACGATGGGCATAATAATCGGTATCGTCGTCTTTGCCTTCTTCAAGCTCATCGGCTACGCCCACGCGACCGAGCTTGCCCTCGCGGCGATGATAGGCCAGTGGCTCCACGTCTTCGAGGATCAGCTTGGCTTCATGGGCAGCAACCTGCTCCCGCCGATAACCAAGGACGTCATCCCTGGCTTCAAGCTCGGTGAGAGCGGAAGTGGTCTGACCAACTTCTCCACAGCCTGGCTCATGATAGCCTTCATGATATGGAACTTCAACCGCTTCACAGACCCGAGGCCGATTCCAATAGCCGACTGGAAGCTGCTGCTACTCTTAGCATGGCCATCGATAATAGGATTTGCCATAGCGATAGTCAAGAGCTTCAGGCTGAGGAAGGAGATATCCCAGCTAATGGACTACTACACCAACTTGGAGGCCTTCGAGGAGATGGAAGAGGTTGGAGGCATCTGA